ATCCTCGAAATGGCCCCGTTGGTGCCGCTGTACCACACCTTGGCCGTGGTCGCCGTACGGAAGACCGTCCACGGGTTCGAGCCCACGCCTCTCGGCATCGCCAGCCTCAACCTGGAGCACGTCTGGCTCGCCGTGGACGACGGAGCGTCATGATCGCCCGACTGTTCCGAGCGAGAACGCTCGCCCAGAGCTTCGCGGTCGCCACGACGCTCATGGTGTTCGTGGTGATCTCCACCACGCTGCTGGTGGTGCGGTCGCGGGTCGAGGAGACGCTGCGCGAGGGGCTCGAGGCGCGCGGCCTGTCCATCGCCCGCAGCATCGGTGCGGTGGCCACGCCGTCCCTCCTCGCCTACAACTACCCGGCCCTCCAGATCGCGGCCGCCGGGGCGTCGGGAGACACCGGCCTCGTGTACGTAGTGATCCACGACAAGGAGGGAGCGGTTGCCGGGGTCGCGGGCCGCCCGTCCGTGGACCCCGCCGCCTATTCCGCGCTCTCCCACGTGCCCGGCGCCGACGGCGTCTCGCTGCTGGCGATTCCCGTGGGCGCGGGAGGCACCGAGCAGGTCCTCGAGGTCGTGGTCCCCGTCCGGGTCGAGGGAGTGGACGAGCCGTGGGGCGCCGTCCGGGTCGGCTTGTCGTGCGAGCAGGTCAACGCGCGCCTCAGGAAGATCGTGGGTCACCTGATCGCGCTCGGGCTCACCCTCGCGGTGGGCGCGGTGGCCGCCGGGATCTGGATCGCGCGGAGGATCACGGCGCCGCTCCGGAGCCTCGCCAAGGGGACCGAGGCGCTCTCGTCCGGCGACATGGCCCACCGCATCCCCGTGGCGGGCGCCCGGGAGTTCGCGGAGCTGGGGCGCGCTTTCAACGTGATGATGGACAGGGTGCAGGAGAAGGCGAGGGAGTCGGCCGAGTTCCAGGCGGCCCTCGAGTCGCTCAACACCACCCTGGAGGAGCAGGTCTTCGAGCGCACCCGGGCCCTCGAGGAGTCCGAGGCCCAGTACAAGACCCTGGTCCAGCACTCCCCGGACGTGATCGTCATCGTGCAGGACCGGCGGGTGCTCTTCGTCAACCGAGCCTTCGAGGAGATCTTCGGCGTCACCATGGAAGAGGCGAGCGCGCCGGAGTTCG
This portion of the Terriglobia bacterium genome encodes:
- a CDS encoding HAMP domain-containing protein, encoding MIARLFRARTLAQSFAVATTLMVFVVISTTLLVVRSRVEETLREGLEARGLSIARSIGAVATPSLLAYNYPALQIAAAGASGDTGLVYVVIHDKEGAVAGVAGRPSVDPAAYSALSHVPGADGVSLLAIPVGAGGTEQVLEVVVPVRVEGVDEPWGAVRVGLSCEQVNARLRKIVGHLIALGLTLAVGAVAAGIWIARRITAPLRSLAKGTEALSSGDMAHRIPVAGAREFAELGRAFNVMMDRVQEKARESAEFQAALESLNTTLEEQVFERTRALEESEAQYKTLVQHSPDVIVIVQDRRVLFVNRAFEEIFGVTMEEASAPEFDLDRIFDSSSGALVRGRIEAWLRGEATGSIEVLGRDASGKTRHLELRGSRIEYRGGPAAE